One genomic segment of Sminthopsis crassicaudata isolate SCR6 chromosome 2, ASM4859323v1, whole genome shotgun sequence includes these proteins:
- the TINF2 gene encoding TERF1-interacting nuclear factor 2 isoform X1: protein MSGPSEAGAAAPAAAAAASLRLAAAASWWVVRRRLSAHYPRVVELLGVLKTAAPGLVRPRHHARLCLGLRAKVIVEMISGGQSWSLVLDALNYHFPEAGPRESGSKAAVRDLKIVEAHEAFCQRVKQLAEDPEDFAIQLQELEQEYGEPFLVALEKLLFEYLCQLEKTLPVLQLQELKEVLGGMQSETLVPLPLALTQYCMDMGWLLQESSLFTAVRGAEPQEQSPLPSPQLEQVFQDPVPTIKPSTPSSQGQDLRKPPEILTGRDFNLAPLGRRQIQANCASARGGHKDRPTVMLFPFRSMCLPVQDVIKHGNSKERGQPVADPAGTMGTRSVPQGKHRNSARSLRGRIQEQNWTSDELSSEQKENCLDHSLEPLRLPLPAVGAREPVCSPSLCSPVVTIGDLVLDSDDEGNGQRGGKKFLESYQKTKFGTLIPTFCDYLSPVEQSSVLGQAPSCGQTDPIKTQWLRSL from the exons ATGTCCGGCCCCTCGGAAGCCGGCGCCGCCGCTCCCGCCGCGGCTGCCGCTGCCTCACTGCGATTGGCTGCGGCTGCTTCCTGGTGGGTGGTACGGAGGCGTCTCTCGGCCCACTATCCCCGAGTTGTGGAACTGCTGGGAGTCCTGAAGACCGCCGCACCCGGGCTGGTCCGCCCCCGCCATCACGCGAGGCTCTGCTTGGGGCTCCGGGCCAAG GTGATCGTGGAGATGATCTCGGGAGGCCAGTCCTGGTCCCTGGTCCTGGATGCCCTAAACTATCATTTCCCAGAGGCTGGCCCACGCGAGTCCGGTTCCAAGGCG GCTGTAAGGGATCTGAAGATTGTGGAGGCACACGAGGCCTTTTGCCAACGAGTAAAACAGCTGGCAGAAGATCCTGAAGATTTTGCCATTCAGCTGCAG GAACTAGAACAAGAATATGGGGAACCCTTCTTAGTTGCCCTGGAGAAGTTATTATTTGAATACCTTTGCCAGTTAGAAAAGACACTACCTGTGCTACAGTTGCAAGAG CTTAAGGAAGTATTAGGAGGGATGCAATCTGAAACCTTGGTTCCCCTTCCCCTTGCCCTGACTCAGTATTGCATGGACATGGGGTGGCTACTTCAAG agtcCTCTCTTTTTACTGCAGTGAGGGGAGCAGAACCCCAGGAGCAGAGTCCTCTACCTTCTCCCCAACTGGAGCAAGTTTTCCAGGATCCTGTTCCCACAATCAAACCCAGCACTCCCTCTTCCCAAGGACAGGATTTGAGGAAACCCCCAGAGATTCTGACTGGTCGGGACTTCAACCTGGCACCTCTAGGCCGCCGGCAAATCCAGGCAAATTGTGCATCTGCCAGGGGAGGTCATAAGGACCGGCCCACTGTCATGCTCTTCCCATTCCGGAGTATGTGCCTTCCAGTCCAAGATGTAATAAAGCATGGGAACAGTAAAGAACGTGGACAGCCTGTGGCAGATCCAGCAGGCACTATGGGCACAAGATCAGTCCCTcaagggaaacacagaaattcaGCTCGTTCCCTCCGAGGGAGGATTCAGGAACAGAACTGGACTTCTGATGAGCTCTCCTCAGAGCAAAAGGA GAACTGCCTGGATCACTCCCTGGAGCCCTTGAGGTTGCCATTACCTGCTGTTGGGGCCAGGGAGCCAG TGTGTTCCCCATCTCTGTGCAGCCCTGTGGTTACCATAGGGGACTTGGTTCTGGACTCTGATGATGAAGGGAATGGCCAGAGGGGAGGGAAG AAGTTTCTTGAAAGCTATCAGAAGACGAAGTTTGGCACTCTGATCCCTACCTTCTGCGACTACCTCTCCCCTGTTGAACAAAGTTCTGTACTTGGCCAGGCCCCTTCCTGTGGCCAAACTGACCCTATTAAAACCCAGTGGCTTAGGTCTCTTTGA
- the TINF2 gene encoding TERF1-interacting nuclear factor 2 isoform X4, with product MSGPSEAGAAAPAAAAAASLRLAAAASWWVVRRRLSAHYPRVVELLGVLKTAAPGLVRPRHHARLCLGLRAKAVRDLKIVEAHEAFCQRVKQLAEDPEDFAIQLQELEQEYGEPFLVALEKLLFEYLCQLEKTLPVLQLQELKEVLGGMQSETLVPLPLALTQYCMDMGWLLQESSLFTAVRGAEPQEQSPLPSPQLEQVFQDPVPTIKPSTPSSQGQDLRKPPEILTGRDFNLAPLGRRQIQANCASARGGHKDRPTVMLFPFRSMCLPVQDVIKHGNSKERGQPVADPAGTMGTRSVPQGKHRNSARSLRGRIQEQNWTSDELSSEQKENCLDHSLEPLRLPLPAVGAREPVCSPSLCSPVVTIGDLVLDSDDEGNGQRGGKPVIKF from the exons ATGTCCGGCCCCTCGGAAGCCGGCGCCGCCGCTCCCGCCGCGGCTGCCGCTGCCTCACTGCGATTGGCTGCGGCTGCTTCCTGGTGGGTGGTACGGAGGCGTCTCTCGGCCCACTATCCCCGAGTTGTGGAACTGCTGGGAGTCCTGAAGACCGCCGCACCCGGGCTGGTCCGCCCCCGCCATCACGCGAGGCTCTGCTTGGGGCTCCGGGCCAAG GCTGTAAGGGATCTGAAGATTGTGGAGGCACACGAGGCCTTTTGCCAACGAGTAAAACAGCTGGCAGAAGATCCTGAAGATTTTGCCATTCAGCTGCAG GAACTAGAACAAGAATATGGGGAACCCTTCTTAGTTGCCCTGGAGAAGTTATTATTTGAATACCTTTGCCAGTTAGAAAAGACACTACCTGTGCTACAGTTGCAAGAG CTTAAGGAAGTATTAGGAGGGATGCAATCTGAAACCTTGGTTCCCCTTCCCCTTGCCCTGACTCAGTATTGCATGGACATGGGGTGGCTACTTCAAG agtcCTCTCTTTTTACTGCAGTGAGGGGAGCAGAACCCCAGGAGCAGAGTCCTCTACCTTCTCCCCAACTGGAGCAAGTTTTCCAGGATCCTGTTCCCACAATCAAACCCAGCACTCCCTCTTCCCAAGGACAGGATTTGAGGAAACCCCCAGAGATTCTGACTGGTCGGGACTTCAACCTGGCACCTCTAGGCCGCCGGCAAATCCAGGCAAATTGTGCATCTGCCAGGGGAGGTCATAAGGACCGGCCCACTGTCATGCTCTTCCCATTCCGGAGTATGTGCCTTCCAGTCCAAGATGTAATAAAGCATGGGAACAGTAAAGAACGTGGACAGCCTGTGGCAGATCCAGCAGGCACTATGGGCACAAGATCAGTCCCTcaagggaaacacagaaattcaGCTCGTTCCCTCCGAGGGAGGATTCAGGAACAGAACTGGACTTCTGATGAGCTCTCCTCAGAGCAAAAGGA GAACTGCCTGGATCACTCCCTGGAGCCCTTGAGGTTGCCATTACCTGCTGTTGGGGCCAGGGAGCCAG TGTGTTCCCCATCTCTGTGCAGCCCTGTGGTTACCATAGGGGACTTGGTTCTGGACTCTGATGATGAAGGGAATGGCCAGAGGGGAGGGAAG cCAGTGATTAAATTTTGA
- the TINF2 gene encoding TERF1-interacting nuclear factor 2 isoform X2, with amino-acid sequence MSGPSEAGAAAPAAAAAASLRLAAAASWWVVRRRLSAHYPRVVELLGVLKTAAPGLVRPRHHARLCLGLRAKAVRDLKIVEAHEAFCQRVKQLAEDPEDFAIQLQELEQEYGEPFLVALEKLLFEYLCQLEKTLPVLQLQELKEVLGGMQSETLVPLPLALTQYCMDMGWLLQESSLFTAVRGAEPQEQSPLPSPQLEQVFQDPVPTIKPSTPSSQGQDLRKPPEILTGRDFNLAPLGRRQIQANCASARGGHKDRPTVMLFPFRSMCLPVQDVIKHGNSKERGQPVADPAGTMGTRSVPQGKHRNSARSLRGRIQEQNWTSDELSSEQKENCLDHSLEPLRLPLPAVGAREPVCSPSLCSPVVTIGDLVLDSDDEGNGQRGGKKFLESYQKTKFGTLIPTFCDYLSPVEQSSVLGQAPSCGQTDPIKTQWLRSL; translated from the exons ATGTCCGGCCCCTCGGAAGCCGGCGCCGCCGCTCCCGCCGCGGCTGCCGCTGCCTCACTGCGATTGGCTGCGGCTGCTTCCTGGTGGGTGGTACGGAGGCGTCTCTCGGCCCACTATCCCCGAGTTGTGGAACTGCTGGGAGTCCTGAAGACCGCCGCACCCGGGCTGGTCCGCCCCCGCCATCACGCGAGGCTCTGCTTGGGGCTCCGGGCCAAG GCTGTAAGGGATCTGAAGATTGTGGAGGCACACGAGGCCTTTTGCCAACGAGTAAAACAGCTGGCAGAAGATCCTGAAGATTTTGCCATTCAGCTGCAG GAACTAGAACAAGAATATGGGGAACCCTTCTTAGTTGCCCTGGAGAAGTTATTATTTGAATACCTTTGCCAGTTAGAAAAGACACTACCTGTGCTACAGTTGCAAGAG CTTAAGGAAGTATTAGGAGGGATGCAATCTGAAACCTTGGTTCCCCTTCCCCTTGCCCTGACTCAGTATTGCATGGACATGGGGTGGCTACTTCAAG agtcCTCTCTTTTTACTGCAGTGAGGGGAGCAGAACCCCAGGAGCAGAGTCCTCTACCTTCTCCCCAACTGGAGCAAGTTTTCCAGGATCCTGTTCCCACAATCAAACCCAGCACTCCCTCTTCCCAAGGACAGGATTTGAGGAAACCCCCAGAGATTCTGACTGGTCGGGACTTCAACCTGGCACCTCTAGGCCGCCGGCAAATCCAGGCAAATTGTGCATCTGCCAGGGGAGGTCATAAGGACCGGCCCACTGTCATGCTCTTCCCATTCCGGAGTATGTGCCTTCCAGTCCAAGATGTAATAAAGCATGGGAACAGTAAAGAACGTGGACAGCCTGTGGCAGATCCAGCAGGCACTATGGGCACAAGATCAGTCCCTcaagggaaacacagaaattcaGCTCGTTCCCTCCGAGGGAGGATTCAGGAACAGAACTGGACTTCTGATGAGCTCTCCTCAGAGCAAAAGGA GAACTGCCTGGATCACTCCCTGGAGCCCTTGAGGTTGCCATTACCTGCTGTTGGGGCCAGGGAGCCAG TGTGTTCCCCATCTCTGTGCAGCCCTGTGGTTACCATAGGGGACTTGGTTCTGGACTCTGATGATGAAGGGAATGGCCAGAGGGGAGGGAAG AAGTTTCTTGAAAGCTATCAGAAGACGAAGTTTGGCACTCTGATCCCTACCTTCTGCGACTACCTCTCCCCTGTTGAACAAAGTTCTGTACTTGGCCAGGCCCCTTCCTGTGGCCAAACTGACCCTATTAAAACCCAGTGGCTTAGGTCTCTTTGA
- the TINF2 gene encoding TERF1-interacting nuclear factor 2 isoform X3 — MSGPSEAGAAAPAAAAAASLRLAAAASWWVVRRRLSAHYPRVVELLGVLKTAAPGLVRPRHHARLCLGLRAKVIVEMISGGQSWSLVLDALNYHFPEAGPRESGSKAAVRDLKIVEAHEAFCQRVKQLAEDPEDFAIQLQELEQEYGEPFLVALEKLLFEYLCQLEKTLPVLQLQELKEVLGGMQSETLVPLPLALTQYCMDMGWLLQESSLFTAVRGAEPQEQSPLPSPQLEQVFQDPVPTIKPSTPSSQGQDLRKPPEILTGRDFNLAPLGRRQIQANCASARGGHKDRPTVMLFPFRSMCLPVQDVIKHGNSKERGQPVADPAGTMGTRSVPQGKHRNSARSLRGRIQEQNWTSDELSSEQKENCLDHSLEPLRLPLPAVGAREPVCSPSLCSPVVTIGDLVLDSDDEGNGQRGGKPVIKF, encoded by the exons ATGTCCGGCCCCTCGGAAGCCGGCGCCGCCGCTCCCGCCGCGGCTGCCGCTGCCTCACTGCGATTGGCTGCGGCTGCTTCCTGGTGGGTGGTACGGAGGCGTCTCTCGGCCCACTATCCCCGAGTTGTGGAACTGCTGGGAGTCCTGAAGACCGCCGCACCCGGGCTGGTCCGCCCCCGCCATCACGCGAGGCTCTGCTTGGGGCTCCGGGCCAAG GTGATCGTGGAGATGATCTCGGGAGGCCAGTCCTGGTCCCTGGTCCTGGATGCCCTAAACTATCATTTCCCAGAGGCTGGCCCACGCGAGTCCGGTTCCAAGGCG GCTGTAAGGGATCTGAAGATTGTGGAGGCACACGAGGCCTTTTGCCAACGAGTAAAACAGCTGGCAGAAGATCCTGAAGATTTTGCCATTCAGCTGCAG GAACTAGAACAAGAATATGGGGAACCCTTCTTAGTTGCCCTGGAGAAGTTATTATTTGAATACCTTTGCCAGTTAGAAAAGACACTACCTGTGCTACAGTTGCAAGAG CTTAAGGAAGTATTAGGAGGGATGCAATCTGAAACCTTGGTTCCCCTTCCCCTTGCCCTGACTCAGTATTGCATGGACATGGGGTGGCTACTTCAAG agtcCTCTCTTTTTACTGCAGTGAGGGGAGCAGAACCCCAGGAGCAGAGTCCTCTACCTTCTCCCCAACTGGAGCAAGTTTTCCAGGATCCTGTTCCCACAATCAAACCCAGCACTCCCTCTTCCCAAGGACAGGATTTGAGGAAACCCCCAGAGATTCTGACTGGTCGGGACTTCAACCTGGCACCTCTAGGCCGCCGGCAAATCCAGGCAAATTGTGCATCTGCCAGGGGAGGTCATAAGGACCGGCCCACTGTCATGCTCTTCCCATTCCGGAGTATGTGCCTTCCAGTCCAAGATGTAATAAAGCATGGGAACAGTAAAGAACGTGGACAGCCTGTGGCAGATCCAGCAGGCACTATGGGCACAAGATCAGTCCCTcaagggaaacacagaaattcaGCTCGTTCCCTCCGAGGGAGGATTCAGGAACAGAACTGGACTTCTGATGAGCTCTCCTCAGAGCAAAAGGA GAACTGCCTGGATCACTCCCTGGAGCCCTTGAGGTTGCCATTACCTGCTGTTGGGGCCAGGGAGCCAG TGTGTTCCCCATCTCTGTGCAGCCCTGTGGTTACCATAGGGGACTTGGTTCTGGACTCTGATGATGAAGGGAATGGCCAGAGGGGAGGGAAG cCAGTGATTAAATTTTGA